In Cumulibacter soli, one genomic interval encodes:
- a CDS encoding cytochrome b has product MPSNATTTARRPANKAAVVAGEIDDRMTMAAPTRRMLNKVFPDHWSFMLGEIALYSFIMLLLTGTYLTLFFDASMKEVIYNGSYVPLQGIPISAAYESTLNISFDVRGGLLIRQMHHWAALLFMASILVHLLRVFFTGAFRKPRETNWLIGVVLVFLGIAEGFMGYSLPDDLLSGTGLRITSGVIMSIPFLGTFIHYALFGGEFPGQLIIGRFYILHVLLLPGIMIALIGAHLLLVFKQKHTQWPGAKATEQNVVGHRFYPIFMAKGGALAMLTFGVITALGGLVQINAVWMLGPYNPSQISSGSQPDWYMLWSEGMARLFPPWELRFWGITIPEIFLAINMLAPIIIGFILYPMIERKLTGDNASHNLLQRPRDVPVRTALGAMAISFYLVLSISGGNDVIAEKFDISLNAMTWAGRIAFLIVPPIAYWVTYRICLGLQQHDREVLEHGIETGILVRAPHGAYFERHQPLGETDEHGHTHLTYGGAAVPKKMNKVGGAGRGMRGFFRPIETPPVPPTPEGLAERGIEYDDDEAKTH; this is encoded by the coding sequence ATGCCGAGTAACGCCACCACCACCGCCCGGCGTCCGGCCAACAAGGCCGCCGTAGTCGCTGGTGAGATCGACGACCGGATGACAATGGCGGCGCCCACGCGCCGCATGCTGAACAAGGTGTTCCCGGACCACTGGTCCTTCATGCTGGGCGAGATCGCGTTGTACTCGTTCATCATGCTGCTGTTGACCGGCACCTACCTGACGCTCTTCTTCGATGCCTCGATGAAAGAAGTCATCTACAACGGCTCGTACGTGCCGCTGCAGGGCATTCCGATTTCGGCGGCGTACGAGTCAACGCTGAACATCAGCTTCGATGTCCGTGGTGGTCTGCTGATTCGGCAGATGCACCACTGGGCGGCGCTGCTGTTCATGGCGTCGATCCTGGTGCACCTGCTGCGCGTGTTCTTCACCGGCGCGTTCCGTAAGCCACGCGAGACCAACTGGCTGATCGGTGTCGTCCTGGTCTTCCTGGGTATCGCCGAGGGCTTCATGGGCTACTCGCTGCCGGACGACCTGCTGTCGGGTACCGGGCTTCGCATCACCTCCGGCGTGATCATGTCGATTCCGTTCCTGGGAACCTTCATTCACTACGCGTTGTTTGGTGGGGAGTTCCCCGGTCAGCTGATCATCGGCAGGTTCTACATCCTGCACGTGCTGCTACTACCGGGCATCATGATTGCCCTCATCGGTGCGCACCTGTTGCTGGTGTTCAAGCAGAAGCACACTCAATGGCCCGGGGCGAAGGCGACCGAACAGAATGTCGTCGGGCATCGCTTCTACCCGATCTTCATGGCCAAGGGCGGCGCCCTGGCGATGCTGACCTTCGGCGTAATTACCGCGCTTGGTGGTCTGGTGCAGATCAACGCCGTGTGGATGCTCGGACCGTACAACCCCTCGCAGATCTCCTCCGGTTCGCAGCCTGACTGGTACATGCTCTGGTCCGAAGGTATGGCGCGTCTGTTCCCGCCGTGGGAGCTCAGATTCTGGGGCATTACGATCCCGGAGATCTTCCTGGCGATCAATATGCTGGCGCCGATCATCATTGGGTTCATTCTGTATCCGATGATCGAACGAAAACTCACCGGCGACAACGCATCGCACAACCTGCTGCAGCGTCCCCGCGACGTTCCGGTGCGTACGGCGTTGGGCGCCATGGCGATCTCGTTCTACCTCGTACTGTCGATTTCGGGCGGTAACGACGTGATCGCCGAGAAGTTCGACATCTCGCTGAACGCGATGACGTGGGCTGGACGTATCGCCTTCCTGATCGTGCCGCCAATCGCCTACTGGGTGACTTACCGGATCTGTCTGGGGCTGCAGCAACACGACCGCGAGGTGCTCGAGCACGGCATCGAAACGGGCATCCTAGTTCGCGCTCCGCACGGTGCGTACTTCGAACGGCACCAGCCGCTCGGTGAGACGGATGAGCACGGGCACACCCACCTCACCTACGGCGGCGCAGCAGTGCCGAAGAAGATGAACAAGGTCGGCGGCGCCGGACGCGGTATGCGTGGTTTCTTCCGCCCGATCGAGACCCCACCGGTCCCCCCGACTCCCGAGGGTTTGGCCGAACGTGGAATCGAGTACGACGACGACGAGGCGAAGACGCACTAG
- a CDS encoding ubiquinol-cytochrome c reductase iron-sulfur subunit: MSGFNQPPAEDSGGVPEQEPARDGSPASIAARYAASKQKVSVTDEELAAMSTDELAELGGAIDGVQVLSQEYMFPPGSRGEKRAERQVALCFTLAAIFGLAFVAIFLFWPWRVNDVAPTESSAALWYTPLLGITLGGALLLLGAGMVIWAKKLMPHEVTIQERHEGASPEIERQATGATLVKGAQGLGIDRRKLLRRSLLGAGGVLGLATIIPLGGLINNPYRDDALFHTAWKKGTRLLRANGTPVRPGDMEPGSLETVYPYTEGLAHQSDTPTMLIRMHHDQAEKFQARPMNEREDWGGPARWNEYVAYSKICTHLGCPVSLYERETGRILCPCHQSQFQIVDDAKPVFGPATRSLPALPIDVDDEGYFVARSDFREPVGPAFWDRQRGVTKNAE; encoded by the coding sequence ATGAGCGGGTTCAATCAACCGCCGGCAGAAGATTCGGGTGGTGTCCCCGAGCAGGAACCGGCCCGCGACGGTTCGCCAGCGAGCATCGCGGCACGTTATGCGGCGTCCAAGCAGAAGGTATCGGTGACCGACGAAGAGTTGGCCGCGATGTCGACGGACGAGCTAGCCGAACTCGGCGGCGCCATCGACGGTGTGCAGGTCCTCTCGCAGGAGTACATGTTCCCCCCGGGCAGCCGGGGCGAGAAGCGCGCTGAACGTCAGGTCGCGCTGTGCTTCACCCTCGCGGCGATCTTCGGGCTCGCCTTCGTCGCCATCTTCCTGTTCTGGCCGTGGCGGGTGAATGACGTTGCTCCCACCGAGAGCAGCGCCGCACTCTGGTACACGCCGCTGCTCGGCATCACTCTCGGCGGAGCGCTGCTGCTACTCGGCGCAGGCATGGTGATCTGGGCAAAGAAACTGATGCCGCACGAGGTCACCATTCAGGAGCGCCACGAGGGCGCGTCACCGGAGATCGAGCGGCAGGCCACCGGCGCCACGCTGGTCAAGGGTGCACAAGGCCTCGGAATCGACCGCCGCAAGTTGCTGCGTCGCTCGCTATTGGGCGCCGGCGGTGTTCTCGGACTCGCCACGATCATTCCGCTCGGCGGCTTGATCAATAACCCGTACCGCGACGACGCTCTGTTCCACACGGCCTGGAAGAAGGGCACTCGCCTACTTCGCGCTAATGGCACCCCGGTTCGCCCCGGCGATATGGAGCCAGGTTCGTTGGAGACGGTGTACCCGTACACCGAAGGACTGGCTCATCAGTCCGACACCCCCACGATGCTGATCCGCATGCATCATGACCAGGCCGAGAAGTTCCAGGCCCGGCCGATGAACGAGCGCGAGGACTGGGGCGGGCCCGCCCGCTGGAACGAGTACGTCGCGTACTCGAAGATCTGTACGCACCTCGGATGCCCGGTCTCGCTGTACGAGCGTGAGACAGGCCGCATCCTCTGCCCGTGCCACCAGAGCCAGTTCCAGATCGTCGACGACGCCAAACCGGTCTTCGGTCCGGCTACCCGCTCGCTTCCCGCGCTGCCAATCGATGTCGATGACGAGGGCTACTTCGTCGCACGCAGCGACTTCCGCGAGCCGGTCGGCCCGGCGTTCTGGGACCGTCAGCGAGGAGTGACCAAGAATGCCGAGTAA
- a CDS encoding c-type cytochrome, with protein sequence MSASSQPSPPENKAAKTRAKRKGFARRAGALAGALALVGTMYSMATPGAQAEEESAAGSADAIALGQDIYDKSCITCHGANLEGVEDRGPALIGVGEASVYFQVSTGRMPMAQQNAQAPAKQVMYDHEQTLALAAYIGQFGGPEIPEVTDEDLAQADLAEGGELFRLNCSSCHSFTGQGGALSSGKHAPDLMNASPTQIYTAMLTGPQNMPIFGPNQLTDEEKKDIIAYVDMLQQNHNPGGHPIGRTGPIPEGLVIWLGGLAVLIVGTIWIAGKS encoded by the coding sequence ATGAGTGCCAGTTCGCAGCCCTCGCCGCCTGAGAACAAGGCCGCGAAGACCCGCGCGAAGCGCAAGGGATTCGCGCGTCGCGCTGGCGCTCTGGCCGGCGCCCTGGCTCTCGTCGGCACCATGTACTCCATGGCCACGCCGGGAGCCCAAGCCGAGGAAGAGTCTGCGGCCGGCAGCGCCGACGCCATCGCGCTCGGTCAGGACATCTACGACAAGTCCTGCATCACCTGCCACGGCGCCAACCTTGAGGGCGTCGAGGACCGCGGTCCGGCGCTGATCGGCGTCGGCGAGGCCTCCGTGTACTTCCAGGTGTCCACCGGCCGCATGCCGATGGCGCAGCAGAATGCTCAGGCCCCGGCCAAGCAGGTCATGTACGACCACGAGCAGACGTTAGCGCTGGCCGCCTACATCGGTCAGTTCGGCGGACCGGAGATCCCTGAGGTCACCGATGAGGATCTCGCACAAGCCGACCTCGCCGAGGGCGGCGAGCTCTTCCGGCTCAATTGCTCCTCGTGCCACAGCTTCACGGGGCAGGGCGGAGCGCTGTCTTCTGGTAAGCACGCTCCGGACCTGATGAACGCATCGCCGACCCAGATCTACACGGCCATGCTGACCGGCCCGCAGAACATGCCGATCTTCGGCCCGAACCAACTGACGGACGAAGAGAAGAAAGACATCATCGCGTACGTCGACATGCTCCAGCAGAACCACAATCCTGGTGGCCACCCGATCGGCCGCACTGGCCCCATCCCCGAGGGCCTGGTCATCTGGCTGGGCGGGCTCGCTGTGCTGATCGTTGGAACAATTTGGATTGCAGGTAAGTCATGA
- a CDS encoding cytochrome c oxidase subunit 3: protein MTTATDAFRSEKVHSLSRPNMVSVGTIVWLSSELMFFAGLFAMYFTAKAVTGAEDGWPPHPTHLNHIYALIFTIILVSSSITCQLGVFAAERGDVFGLRRWYALSFLLGLIFIVGQAYEFYVLVTEHDTTISSSVYGSVFYMTTGFHGLHVLGGLIAFIIVLIKSTMGRFTPAQATSAIVVSYYWHFVDVVWIGLFFVIYIMTWV, encoded by the coding sequence GTGACGACAGCAACCGATGCCTTTAGGTCAGAGAAGGTCCATTCGCTATCGCGACCGAACATGGTCAGCGTTGGGACCATCGTGTGGCTCAGCAGTGAGCTCATGTTTTTCGCCGGCTTGTTCGCCATGTATTTCACGGCGAAGGCGGTAACGGGTGCCGAGGACGGCTGGCCGCCGCACCCCACCCATTTGAACCACATATACGCGCTGATCTTCACGATCATCCTGGTGTCGTCGTCGATCACCTGCCAGTTGGGCGTGTTCGCCGCTGAACGCGGCGACGTGTTCGGGTTACGTCGCTGGTACGCACTGTCGTTCTTGCTCGGTCTGATCTTCATCGTCGGACAGGCTTACGAGTTCTACGTACTGGTGACCGAGCACGACACCACGATCTCGTCGAGTGTGTACGGGTCCGTCTTCTATATGACTACCGGCTTCCACGGGTTGCACGTCCTCGGCGGTTTGATCGCGTTCATCATCGTGTTGATCAAGTCCACGATGGGCCGATTCACCCCGGCACAAGCCACCTCAGCAATCGTCGTCTCGTATTACTGGCACTTCGTCGATGTGGTCTGGATCGGCCTCTTCTTCGTGATCTACATCATGACCTGGGTGTAG
- a CDS encoding cytochrome c oxidase assembly protein, which yields MRYLLAVGVDPSTVPPFTFATIFTQPAVDPLLLTGVVLAGALYLWGVARLRRGGVRWPVGRTWAFLLGGLGSLSFVTMSGIGAYDETLFSVHMVQHMTLAMVTPIFLALGAPVTLALRALPIGGRKRLNAVLHWKISKFFMFPLVGFVIFIASPWVLYFSGWYEASIENVWLHELMHVHFLLSGAVFFWPLIGLDPVPGRVSHPMRALLLVATLPFHAFLGLTIMQSTELLAGDYYESLNLAWSDPFSEQRVGGGLLWSSGEFVGLLMLGVALYQWMKASEREAARVDRQLDRAEQAARRSARATDADASRPGE from the coding sequence GTGCGTTACCTGCTCGCTGTGGGGGTCGACCCCAGCACCGTCCCGCCATTTACCTTCGCCACCATCTTCACCCAACCGGCGGTCGACCCGCTATTGCTGACAGGTGTTGTTCTGGCTGGCGCGCTCTACCTATGGGGCGTCGCGCGGTTGCGTCGTGGTGGTGTGCGGTGGCCGGTCGGACGTACGTGGGCGTTCCTGCTCGGCGGCTTGGGGTCGCTGTCGTTCGTCACGATGTCCGGGATCGGCGCGTACGACGAGACCCTGTTCAGCGTGCACATGGTGCAGCACATGACGCTGGCGATGGTGACGCCGATCTTCCTCGCGCTCGGGGCGCCGGTCACGCTAGCGCTGCGCGCGCTGCCGATAGGCGGTCGCAAGCGGCTGAACGCGGTACTGCATTGGAAAATCTCCAAGTTCTTCATGTTCCCGCTGGTGGGCTTCGTGATCTTCATCGCCAGCCCATGGGTGCTGTACTTCAGCGGTTGGTACGAGGCCTCGATCGAGAATGTCTGGCTGCACGAGTTGATGCACGTGCACTTCCTGCTGTCCGGCGCCGTTTTCTTCTGGCCGTTGATCGGGCTCGACCCGGTGCCCGGCCGGGTGAGTCACCCGATGCGCGCGCTACTACTGGTCGCGACGTTGCCGTTTCATGCCTTCTTAGGGCTGACGATCATGCAGTCGACCGAGTTGCTGGCCGGCGATTACTACGAATCGCTGAACCTGGCGTGGAGTGACCCCTTCTCCGAACAGCGGGTCGGGGGCGGACTGCTGTGGTCTTCCGGAGAGTTCGTGGGGCTGCTGATGCTCGGCGTTGCGCTGTATCAGTGGATGAAAGCCTCGGAACGCGAAGCAGCTCGGGTTGATCGGCAGCTGGATCGCGCGGAGCAAGCCGCCCGTCGGTCCGCGAGGGCGACCGACGCCGACGCGTCGCGCCCCGGCGAGTAA